AGGTCTCACCCTTCTGATCTCAAACTTATTCATCCCCATTTATTTCTACCTTGTTAATGATTTCTACATCGGTTGCTTCTTTTATTAGTCTGCATCTCTGTTTCAATCAGTGTTAATTCGTGGATGGTCCTTTTTCATGCTTCCTGTGAGAGGATCCTGTCACCTTCCTCGGTCAGGAATTGATTCATATAGAGCTGGAAATATTTCCCCTTCTGCTTCATCAACTCTTTATGCGTACCCATCTCCACGATCTCGCCTTTATGCATGAGCACTATCCTGTCAGCTGATCTGATCGTCGAGAGCCGGTGTGCAACTATGATACTTGTTCTCCCTACTAATACTCTATGCAGTGCCTGCTGCACCAGCTGCTCGGTTTCGGTATCTATGGAGGCAGTCGCTTCATCCAGAATAAGGAGTGCCGGATCTGCCAGAACGACTCTGGCAAAAGAGATCAGCTGCCTCTGTCCTGTGGAGAGTAAACTACCTGACTCTCCAACCTTATAATCATAACCCTTCGGCAGATTGATAATAAAATCGTGTGCTGAGACAAGCTTCGCTGCCTCTTCTATCTCCTCGTCCGTAGCATCCAGCTTTCCATAACGGATATTATCTCTTACTGTTCCCTGAAACAGGTGCGGTACCTGCTGTACATAACCCAGTTGGGAATGGATCCACTCCTGTGGCATTTGGTTCAATTCAACACCATCAATCTTTATCTTACCTTTCTGAGGTTCGTAGAATCTGCAGATCAGATTGACCAGTGTCGTCTTTCCTGTTCCCGTCTCCCCTACCAGTGCGATCGTCTCTCCCTCTTTGATATGCAGCGAAAAGTCCTGAAATACCGGCTTACCCTCTTTATAGGCAAAATAGATGTTTTCGATCTCGATCTCACACTTCATCCTCTTCTGTGACCACTCTTCACTGTATGGTATGGAGTCCTCGATCTTCGGTTTGAGTTCCAAAAGAGAAAATACTCTTTCGGCAGCTGCCTGAGCATTCTGCATCTCAGCAAAGATCTGTGCCAGATGAGACACCGGATCAAAGAACT
This region of Candidatus Cloacimonadota bacterium genomic DNA includes:
- a CDS encoding ABC transporter ATP-binding protein/permease, whose amino-acid sequence is GLVMLFLAGADAITPLLTRYAIDNFIVPQEYQGLFWFGLFYIVLVLFQSFGVLLLIAVAGKIETGLNFNLRRKCYKRLQEMEFAYFDRTPTGWIVARLTSDISRLGDVIAWGIVDFVWGGALMILMATFMFILNWKLALLALALVPLLIYIAGKFQITILRNYRQVRRYNSQITNSFGEGIHGAKTTKTLVREEANLGEFQELNRSMYRYSVKAAVRSALFMPIVLVISTIATGLVIWFGGRQVLAEVIGYGTFVAFISYTLQFFDPVSHLAQIFAEMQNAQAAAERVFSLLELKPKIEDSIPYSEEWSQKRMKCEIEIENIYFAYKEGKPVFQDFSLHIKEGETIALVGETGTGKTTLVNLICRFYEPQKGKIKIDGVELNQMPQEWIHSQLGYVQQVPHLFQGTVRDNIRYGKLDATDEEIEEAAKLVSAHDFIINLPKGYDYKVGESGSLLSTGQRQLISFARVVLADPALLILDEATASIDTETEQLVQQALHRVLVGRTSIIVAHRLSTIRSADRIVLMHKGEIVEMGTHKELMKQKGKYFQLYMNQFLTEEGDRILSQEA